From the genome of Thermogutta terrifontis, one region includes:
- a CDS encoding c-type cytochrome, producing MLLIVLLSLAGCGKSRPVEFRLNTEGRDPASISPAQREAIVGMLTDLFGTPDDPRVPPGVNLDLELLRRAAGPTRRDFSGVERGLYRKHCAVCHGISGDGAGPIAAMLNPYPRDYRYGVFKYTSTVLGAKPTRQDLERTIRRGIPGTGMPSFAPLPDEDIQALIEYVQYLSIRGETELYLLRLVVDENELLPLSKQSVIDEGVLPVAEAWEAPEKDPEHWVVRPQRPQLDEAQLKAAIERGKLVYQEPRSQCVKCHGPEGRGDGEQTDLYDDWNKPKKGVTEEQTRQLSRWFSLPLQQLKPRNFQEGIFHGGGRPEDIYLRIYVGIKGTPMPAMGPSPGQPGILTPEEIWDLTFYVLSLARKNDIKK from the coding sequence GTGTTACTTATAGTATTACTGAGCTTGGCGGGCTGTGGTAAGTCGCGACCCGTGGAGTTCCGCTTAAATACCGAGGGGCGTGATCCTGCCTCTATCTCACCCGCCCAGCGCGAGGCGATTGTCGGCATGCTCACGGATCTTTTCGGAACGCCTGATGATCCGCGTGTTCCACCGGGTGTCAATCTCGATTTGGAGCTTCTGCGGCGTGCTGCGGGACCAACCCGTCGCGATTTCAGTGGCGTGGAACGAGGACTCTATCGCAAGCATTGTGCCGTGTGTCACGGAATTTCTGGAGACGGAGCAGGGCCGATCGCGGCAATGCTCAATCCCTATCCCCGCGACTACCGCTATGGCGTTTTCAAGTACACATCCACTGTGCTGGGGGCCAAGCCTACTCGTCAGGACCTCGAGCGGACCATCCGCCGTGGAATTCCTGGGACGGGAATGCCATCGTTTGCTCCTCTTCCCGATGAAGATATTCAGGCACTTATTGAATATGTCCAGTATCTTTCTATCCGCGGAGAAACTGAGCTCTACCTGCTGCGATTGGTTGTGGATGAGAACGAATTGCTCCCGCTCAGCAAGCAAAGTGTCATCGATGAAGGGGTGCTCCCGGTGGCCGAAGCATGGGAAGCACCCGAAAAAGATCCTGAGCATTGGGTGGTCCGGCCACAACGGCCTCAGCTCGACGAGGCTCAGCTCAAGGCGGCTATTGAGCGCGGAAAGCTCGTTTATCAGGAGCCACGCTCCCAGTGCGTCAAGTGCCATGGCCCGGAGGGTCGCGGCGATGGTGAACAGACCGATCTGTACGACGATTGGAACAAACCGAAAAAGGGTGTCACCGAGGAGCAAACGCGGCAACTGTCACGCTGGTTTTCTCTGCCGTTGCAGCAACTGAAGCCTCGCAATTTTCAGGAGGGGATTTTCCACGGAGGTGGCCGTCCCGAGGATATCTATCTCAGAATCTATGTAGGAATCAAAGGCACGCCGATGCCTGCCATGGGGCCGTCCCCCGGACAGCCCGGCATTCTTACGCCCGAAGAAATCTGGGACCTTACCTTCTATGTTCTTTCTTTAGCGCGAAAGAATGACATTAAAAAATAG
- a CDS encoding COX15/CtaA family protein, with product MERGGSGDRATERGTRWAHRLAWVLWAVTFPLIWMGGFVTTYDAGMAVPDWPNTYGYNLFLYPIESWLKTWDIFLEHSHRLIASAAGFVSIALMVALWRTGSARFRRLGVVVFILVCMQGVIGGLRVLGQELLLANLHGCIAPLFFGLVTGVVVITGRAIVGSDQAIRYAQQSLFRSVAGWRFVLVATIYTQIVVGAQLRHLPPTLSPGWAFLWTIVHLIVAGLIGVFLGIVWWRECREHPSQLFWLKILSGIYAIQLTLGLFTWVVNYNFPIWFLDYFLAISYTVVKGGAAQALVTTAHTATGSLLLAAGVASWLTAAMNPGSQNLRMHQPA from the coding sequence ATGGAGCGTGGTGGTTCGGGTGACAGAGCGACTGAAAGAGGAACTCGCTGGGCCCACCGGCTGGCCTGGGTCTTGTGGGCTGTTACCTTTCCGCTGATCTGGATGGGCGGATTCGTCACCACATACGACGCCGGTATGGCGGTTCCCGACTGGCCAAATACCTACGGATATAACCTTTTCCTCTATCCCATAGAAAGCTGGCTGAAAACCTGGGATATCTTCCTGGAACACAGTCATCGTCTGATTGCCTCCGCGGCCGGGTTTGTGTCCATCGCGCTGATGGTTGCGCTGTGGAGGACGGGCTCCGCACGCTTCCGGCGACTGGGTGTCGTGGTCTTCATCCTGGTGTGCATGCAGGGAGTAATAGGGGGCCTCCGGGTGCTGGGACAGGAGCTTCTTCTGGCAAATCTGCACGGATGTATCGCGCCACTTTTTTTCGGCCTTGTCACGGGAGTGGTGGTCATCACGGGGCGTGCGATCGTAGGGTCAGATCAAGCGATACGGTACGCCCAACAGTCACTTTTTCGTAGTGTGGCAGGGTGGCGATTCGTCCTCGTGGCGACTATATATACCCAGATCGTCGTTGGTGCCCAACTCCGCCACCTTCCTCCCACTCTGTCGCCAGGTTGGGCATTTTTGTGGACGATTGTTCATTTAATCGTGGCCGGTCTTATTGGTGTGTTCCTTGGCATCGTATGGTGGCGCGAATGTCGTGAGCACCCCTCCCAGTTATTCTGGCTGAAGATTTTAAGTGGAATTTACGCAATACAGCTTACGCTTGGCTTATTCACATGGGTGGTCAATTATAATTTCCCCATCTGGTTTCTCGATTATTTTCTCGCTATTTCCTATACCGTCGTGAAAGGAGGAGCGGCACAGGCTCTCGTCACAACAGCACACACCGCGACGGGATCCCTGTTGCTGGCCGCCGGAGTGGCCAGCTGGCTGACAGCCGCCATGAATCCAGGCTCGCAGAACCTGCGAATGCATCAACCGGCGTGA